Genomic window (Phragmites australis chromosome 5, lpPhrAust1.1, whole genome shotgun sequence):
GAGCAGCGTCATTGCCAATTGCCGTAGCGAGTAGGCAGTACAAACCGTACTGCATCACGCATCTCGGCGTCAGATAGTACCAGCAAGCATCTGCTCATGATTTTCAGATTGCATGTATATAGCTATTTTTTTCTGataattataaatattaaataatgaTAAGATTTAAAGTAGACAATTATCAATTAACATTCTTAGCAAACCAAATTTGTTCAGTGATACGGTAGACTAACGACTTTTTTTTGAGGAATAACTGAATGTACTTGATTGAGCCTCGACAGGCAAAGCACGGTTTCGTTTTCGCCATTCGTcgagaaaaattaagaaaaaaagaaaagaagttcAGCTGGAGGAGTTGCCTAGTCAAGAGCAAGGTCGCAAGCCACAGATAACAACAGCTTCGGCCCGCCGGGCCACGCTAGAAACGGAGCTCGTGAGGCCCAACCCAACCTTCTGGGGCAGCTGGACAGCTGTAGGGGCTGTTTGTTTGCtacttttgtttttgattttttttaaaaactatgtttttttatctctgaaaaactgtttttaaattttaactattgattttacaataaatttttaacttctcagcatataatttctaaaaaactactctcaactagcttctagcttattttcctcagaaacagacTTCTAGCTTCTACCAAAATCGGAAAAAACCACTTTTCAATAATCCCGTTTGATTAGGCTTATATCACCAGAGAAAGCAAAAACAGAAACAGCAAATAAACAGGACCTAAATCTGATGAGCTCTCATGGCAAATGGACACGTAAATTTAATACTAGTACAAAAAACAAACTTGCTGGAGCCGGGTGTGTTCTGCTAGCCCCACGAATTTCAGACCTGCGAATCTTCAGCatgttccagtacacaatacaGGATACTGATAAATATTCGAAATATAGAACTGGAAATATGAACAGGCAAACTACAAATCCGAGAAGTATTTTCTTGATTCCCACATCCAGTCAGTTATGGTTAATATCTCGAATCCGTGCAAACGTTTTCTCGCATCACATGTGAAGAGGTCAAGGTGCTAAAAGGTTAAACATGTTACCTTCATCAGCTTTCCTGTCTTCTGTATCAATGATCCGTGGGCAGATATGATAATGGCTGCATGGCAGGATCTCCATTATGATCGATCAATGTATTTCTTTGACAGGGATTAAATCAATATTTTACTTACACTGAGTACAGATTTCTGTAGTACACACATGTTTCCAAAATTGAAAGAAAGTATATTAACTCTACATTATTTTAGCAAACATTGAATATACAGCATCAAAAGAAATACTAAGATGTCGAGGaactaaagaaggaaaaatgcCTAACGGTAGGAAGCGGAGGTACTAGACCAGGGTAACCTGAACATGCAATCACATGTATGTCAACAAGTCATGACTCTGGCTGTTGGAACAAGTCCTGCAGCTGATGCAGCAGTAAACAACTAATGGCAGTTTCAACTGGTTGTGCAGTTCATGTAGCAGCAACAGTGGTTCAGAAGTATTTTCGCCGTTGTCATGGCAGCAATGGTTGCAGCTTGTCCTGCGGATTTTGTGTTGTCAAAGAGGTCTGCAATCTGGCCTCTGGCTGCTGTGATGGCAAAGGTGACTGCTGCTGCTCTCCTTGCATAAATTGCTCAGGCTGCTGGTGCCGATTGCTTTGCCATGCCCAAACCATATCCTTAAGTGCAGGCCTAATTTCATCTTTCACTAGCTTTTGATACTCTATAGTGTCCCCATTGGTCTTTTTCAACTCAACTAAAAGGAAACAAGGAGCGAGCTCGAAAATCTCAGCATCCAGCTCAAGAAATCCTTTTATTCCTTCATTTGATGCAGCCAGTTTCAAAACcccattttctttcttcttaatTTTGAGCCTCAAGCGGTTGGCCAGTTCATTTAGCTTAGCAAATACAGTTCCTGCTGGCTGCCTAGTGGTGAATCTCTCTTCCCTCCGGCCATGTTTTTCTTCAAACAAATTGGATAGGTCAAATCTCGTTGACAGGGAAATGATGTCAAATGCATTCAAGTTTTGGAGGCTCGATGACCCTTGATTTTCCTCCAAATTACTGCATTCTGTCGAGTCAGAGGTTGCGGCTTCACCTTTACACCCCTTGTCTCTTGTTTCGTGCTTGATTTTCAGTGCATTTACCTCAATGGATTTTCTGTACCAAATGCACCTTTTTATCCTTGCGATAGAAATTCTAGTACTTGGATCTGGATCAAGCATCCTAAAAAGTAGGTCCTTCAACTCAACAGAAAAAGAACGAGGGAATCTATATTCAGCTTTGGAAATCTTCCTATACATCTCTATAAGATTTGTGTCATGGAAAGGAAGGTAACCAGCCACAAGAACAAAAAGAATTACTCCGCAAGACCATATGTCAGCCTTCGCACCGTCATAGCCTCTCATACTGAGCACTTCGGGAGCAACATAAGCTGGAGTTCCACAGGTGGTATGGAGGAGGCCATCTTGTCTCTTAGACTCAGCTAGGGCACTTAAACCAAAATCCGAGACTTTTAGGTTCTCATTCTCATCTACAAGTAGGTTTTCTGGCTTCAAGTCCCGATGGTAAACACCTTGGCTGTGGCAGTAGTCCACGGCACTGATCAATTGGTGGAAATACCTCCTTGCAACATCCTCACTGAACTTTGCCTTGGATATTTTGTTGAAAAGTTCACCGCCTTTCACATACTCCAAAACAAAGTAAATCTTGCTCTTGCTAGCCATTACTTCGAAAAGTTGCAGAACATTTGGATGTCTTACCAATCTCATTATTGAAATCTCCCTTTTTATCTGCACCATTAGTCCAACCCTCACGACCTTGTCCTTATCAATTATCTTTATTGCAACAGCCTGTCCACTTGTCAGATTCCGAGCATAATATACCTTAGCAAAGTTCCCTTGTCCTAACTGCCTCCCGATTTCATATCGTCCCATCAAAATAGTCCTCCTCTCATCCATTATATCAATCTATATAGAGATAGACAAATGGGGCATACAAAGTCCACTATCCCCTACTACTCAAGTCTATTTACAGAGGGTAAATGGGAACAAACTATCATCACCAAGGTTGTGGCCAACAAAGATAGAAAATGTCTTGACCTTCTGCGCCCCAAAGCACGGGGGGAAATTGTACCACTATGCAACCTCCACTGAACTCAACGTGATATCTAAGGATATACCAACTAAGCTCTCTGGTGCCAGGTTACACAATTCTGCTGCTTTTCCAACACAATTCTTTTTGCCTGCTGTAATTTGTCGGAAAACTGCATGGAGAAACAACAAATATAATTAGGTAAACATGTGATGCAAATGGAATAAGCATGTTGTAACTCTAATGGAGATCAGCAGTCACTATAAATGTCGAAGCGGATTCAGGAGTCTACAAGAGTACTATGTTAGTTCTCTCAGGAACCAGCTCCCTATTTCATTGTGATTTTTGAACGCCCATCTACTCATCTAGCACTATTTGGAAGACACCACTACCACTATCCTATCAGCTTAGGCATAGTCTAAAATGACAAAATTTACGAAATTAAGCAGCGCTACCCAAACTAGCGCCTAGCAGTGAGAAAATCTTAAACCCAAAGAAGGCGTATCACTCAACACTAGAGAAATTGAGGTTGCCACAACAAAAATTTCTAACAAAAGCCACCAGAATTGAGTCATCTAAATCCGAAATCAGAGCAACATCATCATAGAGCAGGACTAACACAAAAGGTTCTCTCTATCTAGCACCACATCAGCAAGCATTTCAAACCCTAGCTCATCCCAATAGGCCAATACAGAGCTACAATTCTATGAAGTCATAAACTAATCAGCAACTGGCGCAAGAAACGTCCTTAATAAGCGCCTAGCTTTTACAACCAAGAACTTCCAAGAAGCAGATCTCTCCATGTACGCAACAAGAGTAAAGCCATGGTCGTCACCTGCTCAAGAACCCGCGGACAAGAGAGACACGCATCCCAGATATCGCCAACCCCAGCCCGATCCCCTGCGCAAGGAGCGCCTCCTTCGGCCCTTGGAAAgctgcttcttttcttttgttcgCCTTCTGTGGGCCCCACTTGCCGCTGGCCCAATCAGAAGCAATGCTTTTACGGTCCAATGGGACACGCAAAGAGCAAAGTATCTGCGCAGTTTTACTGTAGCATAGGTACTGTAGCACTTATCACTGTCCATCCGCTCACGATCTGACAGACAAGAGCTAACTAAAGTCGTGTTACTGTAGCATCTTTGGATACGAATCCGTCCAATGGGTCACGCCCCACGCTCAcgttgttcttctctttcttttaatTCATGATATTATAAATATTACGATGACATTACACTTTTAGtatttaaaaatatgatattataatttttaaaaaattagtttaataTTATTACGAATCTTTTAAAATTAGATCTGCAATTACAAAtcttttaaaattagatatatgTCACTATAAAAGTGTCTGGGGACTAAGATAATAGtattaatttaattttaaaatttttgtaatattatttttaaatatttagttatatattttaaaatcgtcatatttataattatataaatatataaaaaaaacctttCTTTTTACTCTTCTCGCCGCACCGCAGCGGAGAAGGCGAAGGGATGCGGGAGCGCGGCAAGGTCGCCGGCGGCAAGGATGGCAGGTTCTGGGGACCGCCCGGCGCCGCTGTCGGGCAGCGTTACCGAGACGGCGTGAAGGCTCAAATTGAAGGCGCGCGCACGGGGCATGTCGCTCTTGCCCCGCCGAGGCGCCGACCGCGTGGAGACGTCAGACGTGTGagtggccggccggccggcgg
Coding sequences:
- the LOC133918404 gene encoding CBL-interacting protein kinase 26-like — protein: MDERRTILMGRYEIGRQLGQGNFAKVYYARNLTSGQAVAIKIIDKDKVVRVGLMVQIKREISIMRLVRHPNVLQLFEVMASKSKIYFVLEYVKGGELFNKISKAKFSEDVARRYFHQLISAVDYCHSQGVYHRDLKPENLLVDENENLKVSDFGLSALAESKRQDGLLHTTCGTPAYVAPEVLSMRGYDGAKADIWSCGVILFVLVAGYLPFHDTNLIEMYRKISKAEYRFPRSFSVELKDLLFRMLDPDPSTRISIARIKRCIWYRKSIEVNALKIKHETRDKGCKGEAATSDSTECSNLEENQGSSSLQNLNAFDIISLSTRFDLSNLFEEKHGRREERFTTRQPAGTVFAKLNELANRLRLKIKKKENGVLKLAASNEGIKGFLELDAEIFELAPCFLLVELKKTNGDTIEYQKLVKDEIRPALKDMVWAWQSNRHQQPEQFMQGEQQQSPLPSQQPEARLQTSLTTQNPQDKLQPLLP